The following coding sequences lie in one Thermosulfuriphilus ammonigenes genomic window:
- the ccsB gene encoding c-type cytochrome biogenesis protein CcsB has protein sequence MVVEIVNGVLVFDRSCAKFWAIMDLLLFRAALIAYLLATAGHLVYILTLRKDAARVANGVLVGGFLFHTASLAVRWSEAGYPPITNPHEAFSFFSWALVWAYGLLYLRFRLPVLGAFVIPIVTLFMILSSLAPAEILPLPPALKSLWLPVHAFISLLGHAFMALAFASAVMYLLQEREIKKKKLGAIFKRLPSLDTLDAINYWSLKIGFPFMTLGIITGSLWAEKAWGAYWSWDPKETWSLITWFLYAALLHERLAVGWRGRRAAILSVVGFMALIFTFLGVNFLLGGEHSYGRWPG, from the coding sequence ATGGTAGTGGAGATTGTCAATGGAGTCCTTGTTTTTGACCGCTCTTGTGCTAAGTTTTGGGCCATTATGGATCTTTTGCTCTTTCGGGCGGCCTTAATTGCCTATCTTTTGGCCACTGCCGGCCACTTGGTCTATATCCTTACCTTACGAAAGGATGCCGCCCGGGTGGCCAATGGGGTCTTGGTCGGGGGGTTCCTTTTTCATACTGCCTCGCTGGCTGTCCGCTGGTCGGAGGCCGGCTATCCTCCCATTACCAACCCTCACGAGGCCTTTTCCTTCTTCAGCTGGGCCTTGGTGTGGGCCTATGGTCTGCTTTATCTCCGTTTTAGACTCCCGGTGCTGGGGGCCTTTGTTATCCCCATTGTCACCCTCTTTATGATTCTTTCCTCTTTGGCCCCGGCCGAGATCCTTCCCCTGCCTCCGGCCTTAAAAAGTCTTTGGCTTCCGGTTCATGCCTTCATTTCTCTGCTGGGGCATGCCTTTATGGCCCTGGCCTTTGCCTCAGCGGTGATGTACCTTCTGCAGGAAAGGGAGATCAAAAAGAAAAAACTGGGGGCCATTTTCAAAAGACTCCCTTCCTTAGACACCCTGGATGCCATAAACTACTGGTCCCTGAAGATCGGCTTTCCCTTTATGACTCTAGGAATTATCACTGGTAGCCTTTGGGCCGAAAAGGCATGGGGGGCCTATTGGAGCTGGGACCCAAAGGAGACCTGGAGCCTGATTACCTGGTTCCTCTATGCCGCCCTGCTTCATGAGCGTCTGGCTGTTGGCTGGCGGGGGCGCCGGGCGGCTATTCTCTCGGTAGTGGGATTCATGGCCCTTATCTTTACCTTCTTGGGGGTAAACTTCCTCTTGGGAGGAGAACATTCCTATGGCCGCTGGCCAGGCTAA
- the glgP gene encoding alpha-glucan family phosphorylase: MHPSQYLPRVMPEPLKALVDLALDMRWNWCHLSEPLWQYIDPDLWAWTRNPWFILGRVEQERLNKLAEDPGFLRLLDEQLKMRAEVVTKPGWFEETYGKGSLGIIAYLSMEFGLGESLPIYSGGLGILAGDYLKTASDLGLPVVGIGLLFHQGYFRQALDANGNQLEFFLYNNPTMMPITPVRDERGDWLKIKVMLPQRELILRVWEVKVGRVRLYLLDSNDPLNTPGDRGITGKLYEGGEETRLQQEIVLGIGGWRLLEALGLNCEILHLNEGHVSFAVIERARSFMKANGQPFQVALACTRVANIFTTHTPVLAAFDRYRPNIFLPYARFYAQMLEIPVEEFMALGRSNPEDHEEPFNMAYLAVRGCGVINGVSHLHGRVSRRIFQPLFSDWPQKEVPVGYVTNGIHVPSWDSNYSHPIWAKACGEDFWLGISEDLEEKFAQIGDEELWEFRCASRLRLISFVRRRMIKQRLALGLEEKTLERCQHLLDPNTLTIGFARRFTAYKRPNLLLHDPDRLERLLTNQERPVQLIIAGKAHPEDEEGKRMIRAWIEFLNRPQIQGRAVFIVDYDMTVAFELVQGVDLWINTPRRPWEACGTSGMKVLVNGGLNLSVLDGWWEEAYSPEVGWALPHVDEGLTPGEVDAIQARELYRLLEEEIVPAFYDRDDRGIPTAWVAKIRTSMAKLTPRFSSNRMLREYTEKFYLSAARRYRERVAGGGDFGVRLQHWRQHLKCNWSKLHFGKLEVQRTDEGHLFRVQVYLGEMDQEAVRVELYAEPLQEDGEPERWPMKAERPLLGFVNSYVYSALVKTDRPADHYTPRIVPHFPGALIPLDDNHILWLERKQCPL; encoded by the coding sequence ATGCATCCCAGTCAGTACCTTCCCCGGGTGATGCCTGAGCCTCTTAAAGCTTTGGTGGATTTAGCCCTTGATATGCGCTGGAACTGGTGTCATTTGTCCGAGCCTCTTTGGCAGTATATAGACCCTGATCTCTGGGCCTGGACCAGAAATCCCTGGTTTATCTTGGGGCGGGTAGAACAGGAGCGGCTGAATAAGTTGGCTGAAGATCCGGGTTTTCTTCGTCTTTTAGACGAGCAGCTAAAAATGCGGGCCGAGGTGGTTACCAAGCCGGGGTGGTTTGAGGAGACCTATGGAAAGGGATCCTTGGGGATCATCGCCTATCTGAGTATGGAATTCGGGCTGGGAGAGTCTTTGCCTATCTATTCGGGAGGGCTGGGTATTTTGGCTGGTGACTACCTCAAGACAGCCAGCGACTTGGGGCTTCCGGTGGTGGGAATAGGCCTTCTATTTCACCAGGGGTATTTCCGGCAGGCCCTGGATGCCAACGGCAATCAGCTGGAGTTTTTCCTCTACAATAACCCCACTATGATGCCCATCACCCCGGTAAGAGACGAGCGAGGAGACTGGTTGAAGATCAAGGTGATGCTGCCTCAAAGGGAGCTTATCCTCAGGGTCTGGGAGGTTAAGGTGGGCCGGGTTAGGCTCTATCTCCTCGATAGCAATGATCCCCTTAATACCCCGGGGGATCGAGGTATCACCGGAAAGCTCTACGAAGGCGGGGAGGAGACCAGGCTTCAACAGGAGATTGTCTTGGGGATTGGGGGGTGGCGCCTGCTTGAGGCCTTGGGGCTCAACTGTGAGATCCTTCACCTTAACGAAGGCCATGTGAGTTTTGCCGTCATTGAAAGGGCCCGATCCTTTATGAAGGCCAATGGCCAGCCCTTTCAGGTGGCTCTGGCCTGTACCCGGGTGGCCAATATCTTTACTACCCATACCCCAGTTTTAGCAGCCTTTGATCGCTACCGGCCCAATATCTTCCTCCCTTATGCCCGTTTCTATGCCCAGATGCTGGAGATCCCCGTTGAGGAATTCATGGCCCTGGGGCGTTCAAACCCCGAGGATCATGAAGAGCCCTTCAATATGGCCTATCTGGCTGTGAGGGGGTGTGGGGTTATTAATGGGGTCAGCCATCTTCATGGCCGGGTGAGCCGACGCATCTTTCAACCTCTTTTTTCTGACTGGCCTCAAAAGGAAGTCCCGGTGGGCTATGTCACCAACGGAATCCACGTCCCTTCCTGGGATTCCAATTATTCTCATCCCATATGGGCCAAGGCATGTGGAGAAGACTTCTGGCTGGGAATCTCGGAGGATTTAGAAGAAAAATTCGCTCAAATAGGAGATGAGGAGCTCTGGGAATTCCGTTGTGCCAGCCGCTTAAGGCTTATTTCTTTTGTCCGGCGGAGGATGATCAAACAGCGCCTAGCCCTGGGGCTAGAGGAAAAGACCTTGGAGCGTTGTCAACACCTGCTTGATCCCAACACCCTGACCATTGGTTTTGCCCGAAGGTTTACGGCCTATAAACGTCCCAACCTCCTCCTTCATGACCCGGATCGTCTGGAGCGACTTCTCACCAACCAGGAACGTCCGGTTCAGCTTATTATTGCCGGCAAGGCCCATCCCGAAGATGAGGAGGGTAAACGGATGATCCGGGCCTGGATCGAGTTTCTCAACCGGCCTCAGATCCAAGGACGGGCGGTCTTCATTGTGGACTATGATATGACGGTGGCCTTTGAGCTCGTTCAAGGGGTTGATCTCTGGATAAACACCCCTCGGCGTCCCTGGGAGGCCTGCGGCACCAGCGGGATGAAGGTTCTGGTAAACGGAGGCCTTAACCTTTCTGTCCTTGATGGCTGGTGGGAGGAGGCTTACAGCCCGGAGGTGGGGTGGGCCCTTCCTCACGTAGATGAAGGCCTGACGCCAGGCGAAGTCGATGCCATCCAGGCCCGGGAGCTCTACCGGCTCCTGGAGGAAGAGATCGTTCCGGCCTTTTATGATCGGGATGACCGGGGAATTCCCACGGCTTGGGTGGCCAAGATTCGGACTAGCATGGCCAAACTGACTCCTAGGTTTTCTTCCAACCGGATGCTTCGGGAGTATACGGAGAAGTTTTATCTTTCCGCGGCCCGGCGCTATCGGGAAAGGGTTGCCGGGGGAGGAGATTTTGGAGTCAGACTCCAGCACTGGCGTCAGCACCTTAAATGCAACTGGTCCAAACTCCACTTCGGGAAACTAGAGGTCCAGCGGACCGACGAGGGCCATCTTTTTCGGGTGCAGGTCTATCTGGGAGAGATGGATCAGGAGGCCGTAAGGGTGGAGCTTTATGCCGAACCTCTACAGGAGGATGGAGAACCAGAGCGTTGGCCTATGAAGGCGGAAAGGCCCCTTTTGGGGTTTGTCAATAGCTATGTTTATTCGGCCCTGGTGAAGACAGATCGGCCGGCAGACCACTACACCCCTCGGATTGTGCCTCACTTCCCTGGAGCCCTCATCCCCTTAGATGACAATCACATCCTCTGGCTGGAGAGAAAACAGTGCCCTCTTTAG
- a CDS encoding pyridoxal phosphate-dependent aminotransferase — MVLSQQIAGYLEASSWIRKMFEEGARLKSQYGPEAVCDFSLGNPDVSPPEDFLQALKAAAEEESPGVHGYMPNAGYPFVRETMARRVSKEQGVETPAENIVMTCGAAGALNVVFKAILEPGDEVIFPSPFFVEYRFYVENHQGRPIPVPSKADFHLDLEALEKALGPRTRAVLINSPHNPTGQVYDLEELKGLAELLTAASKRQGRPIFLISDEPYRRLTFDGQSPPALFPLYPQTIVINSFSKEISIPGERLGYLALNPEAEGVAELMAAFILANRILGFVNAPALMQRAVARCPEASVDVGIYQRRRDLFCEILREAGYQFVVPRGAFYVFPRTPLEDDVAFCRLLAEEKILAVPGRGFGAPGHMRLAFCVEESVIERSREGFKRAMERAQG; from the coding sequence ATGGTCCTTTCACAACAGATCGCCGGCTATCTGGAAGCCTCTTCCTGGATCCGCAAAATGTTTGAGGAAGGGGCCCGACTGAAGAGCCAGTATGGTCCTGAAGCTGTCTGCGACTTCAGTCTGGGCAATCCAGATGTAAGCCCTCCAGAAGATTTCCTTCAGGCCCTTAAGGCGGCCGCCGAGGAAGAGAGCCCGGGTGTTCATGGTTATATGCCCAACGCCGGCTATCCCTTTGTCCGGGAAACTATGGCCCGAAGGGTCTCAAAAGAACAAGGAGTGGAGACCCCGGCCGAGAACATTGTCATGACCTGTGGGGCTGCCGGGGCCCTTAATGTAGTTTTCAAGGCCATCTTGGAGCCGGGAGACGAGGTCATCTTTCCCTCACCATTCTTTGTGGAGTACCGCTTTTACGTGGAAAACCACCAGGGACGTCCGATACCGGTGCCCAGCAAGGCCGACTTTCATCTAGACCTTGAGGCCCTGGAGAAGGCCCTTGGCCCCAGAACCAGAGCCGTGCTGATCAACTCACCCCACAATCCCACCGGTCAGGTCTATGATCTAGAAGAGTTAAAGGGCCTGGCCGAACTCCTTACGGCCGCCAGCAAAAGGCAGGGCCGTCCCATCTTTCTTATCTCTGACGAACCCTATCGTCGTCTCACCTTTGATGGCCAGAGTCCCCCGGCCCTTTTCCCCCTTTATCCCCAAACCATTGTCATAAACAGTTTCTCCAAGGAAATCTCCATTCCGGGAGAGCGCCTGGGTTACCTGGCCCTTAACCCCGAGGCTGAGGGGGTGGCAGAACTTATGGCTGCCTTCATTCTGGCCAACCGTATCTTGGGGTTCGTGAACGCCCCGGCCCTCATGCAGCGGGCGGTGGCTCGTTGTCCAGAAGCCAGTGTAGATGTGGGCATATATCAGCGCCGGAGGGATCTTTTTTGTGAGATTCTTCGAGAGGCTGGCTACCAGTTCGTTGTCCCCCGGGGGGCCTTTTATGTCTTTCCCCGAACCCCACTGGAAGACGACGTGGCCTTCTGCCGCCTGCTGGCCGAAGAGAAAATTCTGGCCGTTCCCGGGCGGGGATTTGGGGCTCCAGGACATATGAGGCTGGCCTTCTGCGTGGAGGAATCGGTCATTGAGCGTTCTCGAGAAGGATTCAAGCGGGCCATGGAGAGGGCCCAAGGCTAA
- a CDS encoding phenylacetate--CoA ligase family protein translates to MVYQQRLECLSRQELEGLQLKRLRCVLAHIKEKNPTYHQRLGSPEPEDIGSLKDIQQFPFLTKDDLREAYPFGLACGHKDEFVRFHMSSGTTGTPVINPFTRTDVEQWSEIMARCLSAAGLTHRDILQITPGFGLFNGGFGFHYGAERIGCFVIPIGPGRTLMQLKFMKDFGTTALAGISSYPLRIIEVAREEGFDFRQTKLRVGIFGAEVWSDEMRTFIEKEMGIETFDIIGMTETGGVGLGIDCQDHSGIHVWEDHYLVEIIDPETGEVVPNGTEGEMVVTTLTREGLPLIRYRTRDITRVLSRSRCACGRTHLRIARIKGRTDDMLKVKGVNFYPRQIEEILMRHPEILPNYLITIGKVAGKDQVEVSVESSRLDESLKQRLEEEIYNFLGFHVEVKLLNRGELPRGPGKAVRVRFLEKTSG, encoded by the coding sequence ATGGTGTATCAACAACGTCTAGAGTGCCTCAGCCGCCAAGAGCTCGAAGGTCTTCAGCTCAAACGGCTCCGCTGTGTTTTGGCCCATATAAAGGAGAAAAATCCGACCTATCACCAGCGACTTGGCTCTCCGGAGCCTGAAGATATCGGTTCTTTAAAGGATATCCAGCAGTTTCCCTTCTTAACCAAAGATGATCTCCGGGAGGCCTATCCCTTTGGCCTGGCCTGCGGCCACAAGGATGAGTTTGTCCGTTTTCACATGTCTTCAGGGACAACGGGGACTCCGGTGATCAACCCCTTTACCCGCACCGATGTAGAACAGTGGTCAGAAATCATGGCCCGCTGTCTCTCCGCTGCCGGACTCACCCATCGGGATATCCTTCAGATCACCCCAGGCTTTGGCCTCTTCAACGGGGGTTTTGGGTTTCATTATGGGGCGGAAAGGATCGGCTGCTTTGTCATCCCCATTGGTCCGGGGCGCACTCTAATGCAGCTCAAGTTTATGAAAGACTTCGGTACCACGGCCTTAGCCGGCATTTCCTCCTACCCTTTAAGGATCATCGAGGTCGCTCGGGAAGAGGGCTTCGACTTTCGGCAGACCAAGCTAAGGGTGGGAATCTTCGGGGCCGAGGTCTGGAGTGACGAAATGCGGACCTTTATCGAAAAAGAAATGGGTATTGAGACCTTCGATATCATCGGGATGACCGAAACCGGCGGAGTGGGGCTGGGAATAGACTGTCAGGATCACTCTGGCATTCACGTCTGGGAGGATCACTATCTGGTGGAGATCATCGACCCAGAAACCGGAGAGGTGGTCCCCAATGGAACCGAGGGAGAAATGGTCGTCACCACCCTCACCAGAGAAGGACTTCCCCTCATTCGCTACCGCACCCGGGATATCACCCGGGTTCTTTCTCGAAGTCGGTGTGCCTGTGGTCGCACCCACCTGCGAATTGCCCGCATAAAGGGTCGCACCGACGACATGCTCAAGGTCAAGGGGGTAAATTTCTACCCTCGCCAGATAGAAGAGATCCTCATGAGACACCCAGAAATACTTCCCAACTACCTCATCACCATTGGTAAGGTGGCTGGTAAAGATCAAGTGGAGGTCAGTGTAGAGTCCTCCCGACTCGATGAAAGCCTTAAGCAGCGCCTGGAGGAGGAAATTTATAATTTCCTGGGCTTTCACGTGGAGGTCAAGCTTCTCAACCGGGGAGAGCTTCCGCGAGGACCGGGTAAGGCGGTAAGAGTCCGCTTTCTAGAAAAAACTTCTGGTTAA